One region of Miscanthus floridulus cultivar M001 chromosome 19, ASM1932011v1, whole genome shotgun sequence genomic DNA includes:
- the LOC136527555 gene encoding uncharacterized protein isoform X2, with translation MPRVRPLRLGLPTRSASSSNGAPPPPLPGSGCPTLRRVSTGAPAQPNPSGAARRHHGRAALPCRVRPTQASLWPRWATTPFSDSRLSPTPTPDAPVRNVVLRSSRCCRTRPFDSLTYGDEEALQNNFKSDSAPTVGFIVRDSKAFMCSEGSIRAIEITMPQPLIVSMVVPIIYSSSRTTTNCHVIPDHALSQASPTSFVGRNCMALPVGSVNDLLLLYSMV, from the exons ATGCCGCGGGTTCGCCCTCTCCGCCTCGGCTTGCCTACGCGCTCTGCCTCTTCCAGCAACGGCGCTCCACCCCCTCCTCTTCCTGGCTCTGGCTGCCCGACGTTGCGCCGCGTCAGCACGGGAGCCCCCGCGCAGCCAAACCCTAGCGGCGCAGCCCGGCGCCATCACGGCCGTGCCGCTCTCCCCTGCCGCGTTCGGCCAACACAAGCTTCGCTGTGGCCTCGCTGGGCCACCACGCCGTTCTCGGATTCACGGCTGTCGCCGACGCCCACGCCCGACGCGCCAGT ACGAAACGTCGTGCTCCGGTCTTCTCGCTGCTGCAGAACAAGGCCGTTTGATTCCTTGACATATGGCGACGAG GAAGCTTTACAGAACAATTTCAAATCTGATTCAGCGCCAACCGTGGGCTTCATTGTCAGAGATTCAAAAGCTTTCATGTGCTCAGAGGGATCGATTCGCGCCATCGAGATA ACCATGCCTCAGCCACTAATTGTTTCGATGGTGGTGCCGATCATCTATTCCTCTTCTAGGACAACAACTAATTG CCACGTCATCCCTGACCACGCCCTCAGTCAGGCATCCCCAACCAG TTTTGTAGGCCGCAATTGTATGGCATTGCCAGTTGGTTCTGTCAATGATCTCCTACTTCTATACTCAATG GTTTAG
- the LOC136527554 gene encoding ethylene-responsive transcription factor 1-like, translating to MCGGAILSDIIPPPRRVTAGHLWPESKKPRRAAGAGRRRAGAPVEEEEDFEADFEVFEVESGESELESEDEAKPFAAPRSGLPRDGLLNTSAAGVDGSAANSVKRKRKNQFRGIRRRPWGKWAAEIRDPRKGIRVWLGTFNSPEEAARAYDAEARRIRGNKAKVNFPDDVSTISQKHRAGPTSLKVPEMDVEEKPIIKTAVNNMSNSNAYHYPVVCHNMPEPFMHTQNMSFAPLVNSATPVQEPFVNLSSDQGSNSFSCSDFSLENDTRTPDITSVVVGESAFVQNADPAVVPPMMGNASVDLTELDPYMNFLMDSGSEDSINTLLSCDGSQDVVSNMDLWSFDDMPMSAGFY from the exons ATGTGCGGCGGCGCCATCCTGTCGGACATCATCCCGCCGCCGCGGCGGGTCACGGCGGGCCACCTCTGGCCGGAGAGCAAGAAGCCGAGGAGGGCCGCCGGAGCCGGCAGGAGGAGGGCCGGGGCCcccgtggaggaggaggaggacttcGAGGCCGACTTCGAGGTGTTCGAGGTGGAGTCCGGCGAGTCGGAGCTCGAGTCCGAGGATGAGGCCAAGCCCTTCGCCGCCCCCAGGAGCGGGCTCCCCAGAG ATGGATTATTAAACACTAGTGCAGCTGGTGTTGATGGCTCTGCTGCAAATTCAGTTAAAAGGAAGAGGAAGAACCAGTTTAGGGGTATCCGCCGGCGCCCATGGGGTAAATGGGCTGCTGAGATTAGAGATCCTCGCAAAGGCATTCGTGTCTGGCTTGGTACTTTCAACTCTCCCGAAGAAGCTGCTAGAGCTTATGATGCTGAGGCACGCAGGATCCGTGGCAATAAGGCTAAAGTCAACTTCCCAGATGATGTTTCGACGATTTCTCAGAAGCACCGAGCTGGGCCTACCTCTCTGAAAGTGCCTGAGATGGACGTTGAAGAGAAGCCGATTATCAAGACGGCAGTCAACAACATGAGCAACTCAAATGCATATCACTACCCTGTTGTCTGCCACAACATGCCTGAGCCATTTATGCATACTCAAAACATGTCATTTGCTCCTTTGGTGAATTCTGCCACCCCCGTTCAGGAACCTTTCGTGAACCTGTCCTCAGACCAAGGTAGCAACTCCTTCAGTTGCTCAGACTTCAGCCTCGAGAATGACACCAGGACCCCTGACATAACGTCGGTAGTTGTTGGTGAGTCTGCATTCGTCCAGAACGCCGATCCTGCTGTGGTGCCTCCTATGATGGGGAATGCTAGTGTTGATCTCACAGAGTTGGACCCATATATGAATTTCCTGATGGACAGTGGTTCAGAGGACTCAATCAACACCCTTTTGAGCTGTGATGGATCCCAGGATGTGGTTAGCAACATGGACCTTTGGAGCTTTGATGACATGCCCATGTCTGCTGGTTTCTACTGA
- the LOC136527555 gene encoding uncharacterized protein isoform X1, producing the protein MPRVRPLRLGLPTRSASSSNGAPPPPLPGSGCPTLRRVSTGAPAQPNPSGAARRHHGRAALPCRVRPTQASLWPRWATTPFSDSRLSPTPTPDAPVRNVVLRSSRCCRTRPFDSLTYGDEEALQNNFKSDSAPTVGFIVRDSKAFMCSEGSIRAIEITMPQPLIVSMVVPIIYSSSRTTTNCHVIPDHALSQASPTSFVGRNCMALPVGSVNDLLLLYSMVSLNLWPYLEFLFLMVNGRLTSA; encoded by the exons ATGCCGCGGGTTCGCCCTCTCCGCCTCGGCTTGCCTACGCGCTCTGCCTCTTCCAGCAACGGCGCTCCACCCCCTCCTCTTCCTGGCTCTGGCTGCCCGACGTTGCGCCGCGTCAGCACGGGAGCCCCCGCGCAGCCAAACCCTAGCGGCGCAGCCCGGCGCCATCACGGCCGTGCCGCTCTCCCCTGCCGCGTTCGGCCAACACAAGCTTCGCTGTGGCCTCGCTGGGCCACCACGCCGTTCTCGGATTCACGGCTGTCGCCGACGCCCACGCCCGACGCGCCAGT ACGAAACGTCGTGCTCCGGTCTTCTCGCTGCTGCAGAACAAGGCCGTTTGATTCCTTGACATATGGCGACGAG GAAGCTTTACAGAACAATTTCAAATCTGATTCAGCGCCAACCGTGGGCTTCATTGTCAGAGATTCAAAAGCTTTCATGTGCTCAGAGGGATCGATTCGCGCCATCGAGATA ACCATGCCTCAGCCACTAATTGTTTCGATGGTGGTGCCGATCATCTATTCCTCTTCTAGGACAACAACTAATTG CCACGTCATCCCTGACCACGCCCTCAGTCAGGCATCCCCAACCAG TTTTGTAGGCCGCAATTGTATGGCATTGCCAGTTGGTTCTGTCAATGATCTCCTACTTCTATACTCAATGGTGAGCCTCAACCTCTGGCCTTACCTAGAGTTTCTTTTCCTGATGGTGAATGGAAGACTAACCTCTGCATAA
- the LOC136527555 gene encoding uncharacterized protein isoform X3, with protein MPRVRPLRLGLPTRSASSSNGAPPPPLPGSGCPTLRRVSTGAPAQPNPSGAARRHHGRAALPCRVRPTQASLWPRWATTPFSDSRLSPTPTPDAPVRNVVLRSSRCCRTRPFDSLTYGDEEALQNNFKSDSAPTVGFIVRDSKAFMCSEGSIRAIEITMPQPLIVSMVVPIIYSSSRTTTNCHVIPDHALSQASPTRPQLYGIASWFCQ; from the exons ATGCCGCGGGTTCGCCCTCTCCGCCTCGGCTTGCCTACGCGCTCTGCCTCTTCCAGCAACGGCGCTCCACCCCCTCCTCTTCCTGGCTCTGGCTGCCCGACGTTGCGCCGCGTCAGCACGGGAGCCCCCGCGCAGCCAAACCCTAGCGGCGCAGCCCGGCGCCATCACGGCCGTGCCGCTCTCCCCTGCCGCGTTCGGCCAACACAAGCTTCGCTGTGGCCTCGCTGGGCCACCACGCCGTTCTCGGATTCACGGCTGTCGCCGACGCCCACGCCCGACGCGCCAGT ACGAAACGTCGTGCTCCGGTCTTCTCGCTGCTGCAGAACAAGGCCGTTTGATTCCTTGACATATGGCGACGAG GAAGCTTTACAGAACAATTTCAAATCTGATTCAGCGCCAACCGTGGGCTTCATTGTCAGAGATTCAAAAGCTTTCATGTGCTCAGAGGGATCGATTCGCGCCATCGAGATA ACCATGCCTCAGCCACTAATTGTTTCGATGGTGGTGCCGATCATCTATTCCTCTTCTAGGACAACAACTAATTG CCACGTCATCCCTGACCACGCCCTCAGTCAGGCATCCCCAACCAG GCCGCAATTGTATGGCATTGCCAGTTGGTTCTGTCAATGA